The Haladaptatus cibarius D43 genome window below encodes:
- a CDS encoding metal-dependent hydrolase produces MMVGHALLAFALAALVANRYWPAERAFAFGVVAGAFAAVPDVDMAYALVGLAQAGFGGVWSMTNAFWGSSQLVHRAVTHSLVVALVAAPGFVLLTGRRDKRTVGAVVLSALVWIGFVESGVLGAGVMLVFVLAGAAVALAANASTDLQSRELLAAAAFGLLSHPFGDVFTGEPPQFLYPFDTVLLHNRVALYPPDATLNLLAIFGVELAAAWLAVFAYFRLRDGSHDHEKHLLGHVHGRATLGAGYALTALFLPAPTLDVSYHFVFSVLAVGAVGVGPKLYPLRSFRVERDPRAWLCTGMAAVTVAVLAYAGAYLTA; encoded by the coding sequence ATGATGGTCGGCCACGCTCTGTTAGCCTTCGCGTTGGCGGCGCTCGTCGCCAACCGATACTGGCCCGCAGAGCGCGCGTTCGCGTTCGGCGTAGTCGCGGGCGCGTTCGCCGCGGTTCCCGACGTGGATATGGCCTACGCGCTGGTCGGACTCGCGCAAGCCGGATTCGGCGGCGTCTGGTCGATGACCAACGCGTTCTGGGGGAGTTCACAACTCGTCCACAGAGCGGTGACGCACTCCCTCGTCGTCGCGCTCGTCGCGGCTCCCGGATTCGTCCTGCTAACCGGACGAAGGGACAAAAGAACGGTCGGCGCGGTCGTTCTCTCGGCGCTCGTCTGGATTGGCTTCGTGGAAAGCGGCGTCCTCGGTGCGGGCGTCATGCTCGTCTTCGTACTGGCGGGGGCGGCGGTCGCACTCGCCGCGAATGCGAGCACCGACCTCCAATCCCGAGAGCTACTCGCCGCGGCGGCGTTCGGCCTGCTGTCCCATCCCTTCGGCGACGTGTTCACGGGCGAACCGCCGCAGTTTCTCTACCCCTTCGACACCGTCCTGCTTCACAACCGAGTCGCCCTGTATCCGCCCGACGCGACGCTGAACCTGCTCGCAATCTTCGGCGTGGAACTGGCGGCCGCGTGGCTCGCCGTCTTCGCGTACTTCCGCTTGCGCGACGGTTCCCATGACCACGAAAAACACCTGCTGGGTCACGTCCACGGGCGAGCAACGCTCGGCGCAGGCTACGCGCTCACTGCGCTGTTCCTTCCGGCACCGACGCTCGACGTTTCGTACCACTTCGTCTTCTCGGTGCTCGCCGTCGGGGCCGTCGGCGTCGGCCCGAAGCTGTATCCACTGCGCTCGTTCCGCGTCGAGCGAGACCCACGGGCGTGGCTCTGTACCGGCATGGCCGCGGTTACCGTCGCGGTACTGGCCTACGCAGGTGCCTACCTCACGGCCTAA
- a CDS encoding four-helix bundle copper-binding protein, producing the protein MAQQRHMQGSHGQQHGQSQQYGQPQTQQHGQPQQQGQMQGQQYGPTQGQQRQQTQQHGQPQQQSQIPGGQQGQQGIGQETQQGIGQQGMGQQGMTQQGQQTTQQVGQFEDQLPGEMRIALEDFEKAAKVCDWCADQCIDEGPQMANCIRLCRDVADLGTLNAKLISRDSVFGPEVAEVFARAAEECADECRQHPHAHCQECATVLSRAVDSTYRLLDGLQSGQESSTQQQSPMQQSPVQQSQF; encoded by the coding sequence ATGGCACAACAGAGACACATGCAGGGTTCACACGGACAGCAACACGGTCAGAGTCAGCAGTACGGTCAACCGCAGACACAGCAGCACGGCCAACCACAACAACAGGGCCAGATGCAAGGACAGCAGTATGGCCCAACACAGGGACAGCAGCGGCAACAGACACAGCAGCACGGCCAGCCGCAACAACAGAGCCAGATTCCCGGTGGCCAGCAGGGCCAGCAAGGAATCGGTCAGGAAACTCAACAGGGAATCGGCCAGCAAGGCATGGGTCAACAGGGGATGACCCAGCAGGGCCAGCAAACGACACAGCAGGTTGGCCAGTTCGAAGACCAACTGCCGGGCGAGATGCGAATCGCGCTCGAAGACTTCGAGAAGGCCGCGAAGGTGTGTGACTGGTGTGCCGACCAGTGCATTGACGAAGGGCCGCAGATGGCAAACTGCATCCGACTCTGCCGCGACGTTGCAGACCTCGGAACGCTGAACGCGAAGCTCATCTCCCGCGATTCGGTCTTCGGGCCGGAAGTCGCGGAAGTGTTCGCGCGTGCCGCCGAGGAATGCGCCGACGAGTGCAGACAACACCCGCACGCGCACTGTCAGGAGTGTGCAACCGTGCTTTCCCGAGCCGTCGATTCGACCTACCGACTGCTCGACGGACTCCAAAGCGGACAGGAGTCGTCCACCCAACAGCAATCGCCGATGCAGCAGTCGCCCGTCCAGCAGTCGCAGTTCTAA
- a CDS encoding pyridoxal-phosphate-dependent aminotransferase family protein has translation MEKPTVGELTPPDRTLMGPGPSEVHPRVLRAMSTPLVGHLDPSFIEVMNDVQDLLRYTFRTDNKWTIPVSGTGSASMEAAIGNVVEPGDTMLVPTNGYFGGRMESMATRAGGEVVHVDAPWGEPLDPADVRVAFEEHDPDVFGFVHAETSTGVVQPDVSALTDIAHDHDALVIADCVTSLGGVELRVDEWDIDVAYSGPQKCLSCPPGASPLTLNDRAMDKVLSREEPARSWYLDLSLLEGYWGDERAYHHTAPITNVYALREALRLVAEEGIEARWERHRKMAGALKAGVEAMGVEMNAPDDYWLPSLNAVRVPAGVTDTDVTDYLLEQYDLEIATGLGDLDGEIFRIGCMGYSARPETVSYLVSALGDALEKQGANVNVEAGLSATSTALGR, from the coding sequence ATGGAAAAGCCCACCGTAGGCGAGTTGACACCACCCGACAGGACGCTGATGGGACCCGGCCCGAGCGAAGTGCATCCCCGCGTACTCAGGGCGATGAGTACGCCGTTGGTCGGTCATTTAGACCCGTCGTTTATCGAGGTGATGAACGACGTGCAAGACCTGCTCCGGTACACCTTCCGAACCGACAATAAGTGGACGATTCCGGTATCCGGCACGGGGTCGGCGTCGATGGAGGCCGCGATAGGCAACGTGGTCGAACCCGGCGACACCATGCTCGTCCCGACGAACGGCTACTTCGGCGGGCGGATGGAGTCGATGGCGACTCGCGCAGGCGGCGAGGTCGTCCACGTGGACGCGCCGTGGGGCGAACCCCTTGACCCGGCAGATGTTCGCGTCGCGTTCGAAGAACACGACCCGGACGTGTTTGGATTCGTTCACGCCGAAACGAGTACCGGCGTGGTTCAACCCGACGTTTCTGCACTCACGGACATCGCACACGATCACGACGCACTGGTGATTGCCGACTGTGTCACCTCCCTCGGCGGCGTCGAACTCCGTGTTGACGAATGGGACATCGACGTGGCCTACTCCGGCCCGCAGAAATGCCTCTCCTGTCCACCCGGAGCCAGTCCGTTGACGCTCAACGACCGCGCGATGGACAAAGTGTTGTCGCGCGAGGAACCCGCTCGGTCGTGGTATCTCGACCTCAGCTTGCTCGAAGGCTACTGGGGCGACGAGCGCGCCTACCACCACACCGCCCCGATTACGAACGTCTACGCGCTCCGCGAAGCTCTCCGCCTCGTCGCCGAGGAAGGTATCGAAGCGCGATGGGAACGCCACCGAAAGATGGCTGGCGCGCTCAAGGCGGGCGTCGAGGCGATGGGAGTCGAGATGAACGCACCCGACGACTACTGGTTGCCGAGTCTGAACGCGGTTCGGGTGCCTGCGGGGGTCACGGATACGGACGTGACGGACTACCTGCTGGAACAGTACGATCTCGAAATTGCGACTGGACTCGGTGATTTGGACGGCGAAATCTTCCGTATCGGCTGTATGGGCTACTCCGCCCGGCCCGAGACGGTGTCCTATCTAGTCAGCGCGCTCGGCGATGCCTTGGAAAAACAGGGTGCAAACGTGAACGTGGAGGCCGGATTATCCGCGACGAGCACTGCACTCGGCAGATAG
- a CDS encoding HalOD1 output domain-containing protein — protein sequence MSPKTATSDDCGTEQFSYQRQPNETPTEAVLSAVSAVSNRKIIPSAASDDDLSALEPLYEAIDPDALDALIGSIEDSSGSDGSVTFDYSDHEVTVKSTGEIQVCASSSRNY from the coding sequence ATGTCCCCGAAAACAGCCACATCGGACGACTGCGGAACGGAACAGTTCTCGTACCAACGACAGCCGAACGAAACGCCGACCGAGGCGGTTCTCTCCGCCGTTTCTGCGGTTTCCAATCGAAAAATCATTCCGAGTGCGGCAAGCGATGACGACCTCAGCGCCCTCGAACCGCTCTACGAGGCCATCGATCCGGACGCACTTGATGCGCTTATCGGCTCTATCGAGGATAGTTCGGGCAGTGACGGAAGTGTGACGTTCGATTACAGCGACCACGAGGTGACGGTGAAAAGTACGGGCGAAATACAGGTCTGTGCGTCCTCGTCTCGCAACTACTGA
- a CDS encoding helix-turn-helix domain-containing protein has product MNVIAEFDLSTPILAETRHAVTGLVVDVEDLQLRSGKAPALVCWVDCDDFDTIDRELPNDPTVEAFEILAESNGRRLYRVALSEEGETSLVYPIAVEHGITFLEVRATDDGTHISARIPNRDVLFSLQSLLEERDVSLQLKRIYRADDPGEASYGISERQREILLYAVEKGFFEVPRKITLREIAAEFDISDQAVSTLLRRGLTNLLRHTLVSSSDT; this is encoded by the coding sequence ATGAACGTCATAGCAGAGTTCGACCTCTCCACGCCGATTTTGGCTGAAACGCGACACGCCGTCACCGGGTTGGTCGTCGATGTAGAGGATTTGCAACTCCGGTCGGGGAAGGCACCGGCCCTCGTCTGCTGGGTGGACTGTGACGACTTCGACACCATCGACAGGGAACTGCCGAACGACCCGACCGTCGAAGCGTTCGAAATTCTTGCCGAAAGCAACGGACGGCGACTGTATCGCGTGGCGCTGTCAGAGGAAGGCGAAACCTCGCTCGTCTATCCAATCGCGGTGGAACACGGCATCACATTCCTCGAAGTGCGGGCCACGGACGACGGAACGCATATCAGCGCCCGAATTCCCAACCGGGACGTGCTGTTCTCGTTACAAAGTCTGTTAGAAGAACGCGACGTGTCGCTTCAACTCAAGCGAATCTATCGCGCGGACGACCCGGGCGAAGCGTCCTACGGCATCTCCGAACGACAGCGGGAAATACTGTTGTACGCCGTGGAAAAAGGGTTCTTCGAGGTGCCGCGAAAAATCACGCTTCGAGAAATCGCTGCGGAGTTCGACATTTCCGACCAAGCCGTTTCGACGCTCTTGCGGCGAGGGCTGACGAACCTCCTCCGCCACACCCTCGTCTCGTCCTCCGACACTTAA